The genomic region GCTGCGCATCTGGAAGGACAGCGGGTCGAGCTGCCGCGTCCGGGCGACGTGTTTGATCTATAGACGGGCTGCGCAGCCGAACGGGACAATCCGGGCCAAACGGTCATTTTGAGCTGTCTGTCGTTTCAGCCCGCAGCCTTCATGTGCTCGGGAGATTCGACGTAGAATCCGGTATACGTATCCACGAAGCAGAGGTGATCGTGCACCTTCCTGACGCCGGCAGCGTTCTCCGCGGCCACGATGGTTGCCTCACGCGCATGGTCGCTGGTGACGATGCCATGCAGATGGACAACGCCGTTGCGGACGGTCACCTCGAACCCGATGGGACGCCAGCTCACGGCGTCGATCTGCTGGAGGATACGATCGCGGATGTGATCGTCGTCCGCGGTCGGGTCCGGGATCTCATGCGCCAGACTGGCCACGGCCTGGAGCAGGTTTGACCGGGTCACGATGCCGACAACGTCCTTGCCGCGCATCACGGGCAGGCGCTTGATGTTTCTTTTCTCCATCAAGTGCACCAGCTCCTCGAGCGGCGTTTGCTCCTCGACCGTGACCGGTTCCAGTGTCATCACGTCCTCGATCTTTCGACCGCGCTCGTGGACGAAGTCCGCGGCTGCGTGCCCGGGTCCAAGCAGGAAGCGAAGAACGGCCGAACGCTTGCGCCCGGTTCCGATCTCGCCGCGGCGCAAGAAGTCGCTTTCCGAGACGATCCCCGTCAACTTGCCGTCGTCGACGACCGGCAGGCCGCTGATGTGGTTCCGAAGCATGATGTTGGCGGCCTCCTCGATCGAGGTCCGAGGCGTAACGGTGACGACATTCTTGGTCATGATCTGGTGGGCGCGCATGAATGCCTCCAATGGGTCTGTCGCTTCAAAAATGACAGGCCTAATGCTCCTCGCTTTGACTTGGCGCAACAGGCCGCAATGTTGCTCGCCGCGATCTGAATCCGGTCGTCAGGAAGATTCAAGGCCAACCGATATCGTTAGCTGTTATCGATACACCGGCGCGCGAGGGACGGTCCTATCGACGATGTTTGCGGCGTAGCGTCTGCAGCGCGAATGCTCGCAGCCGCTTCGTTGCGCTGCGCCCCGACAGGTGGATGGCAGTCGAAAGCGATACGAACAAGAGAATCATCAAGATGGCTTTTGCTGTTTCGCTCGTCATTCCGGCGACTCCGATTTGCACGGTAGTCTGAAATTGAATGTCATCGCGGCGGAAGTCCTTGCTCTGGATCAACAGAGCGACAAGCGACTAGGAGATTTGTCCGGCCATCGACGTTCCCGAAGCAGATGTTTCCCGCCAAAGTCGCTTTCACGGAACCTGCTTCTCCTCCAGTTTCTGACGCAAGCGGCAAAGTGCGCGCGGTTTGATCTGGCGCAAATGTCACGAGCGATCACTGCGTTACAAAGCTCTGGTCCTTGCAGGCCGAACACGCACGTCCTTGAGAGAGGCCAGATCGTGTTGCTGGCTGCGTTGAATGAAGGGGGGCGTTCGCCATTGTATCCCCGTCGGCGGCGCCGCCCTTCCCCTGGACCGTTCCAATATCGAAGACCGAGGGGCGTATGCAAAAGGACTGCAGCGTCATCGGTACGACAGCGCAGGAGCCGCTGGGCGATCGGGCGGGACACGTGCTCGCCAGCTTCCTCTATTCCTGCTTCGGCGTAGATGGCTTGCTGAAGGGTGCGGTCGTGACGGCGATCAATGCCAGCGAGTGGGACGGCCCGAAGGGAATGCAACTGGCGGCGGTCGGCATTCATCGCGCGCCCGGCGGCGAGGCGGTTGACGAACTGCTGGAAGGGACCGGCGCTGTCGTCATGAGGGAAAGTGACAGTCGCCGAAATCTGCACGTCGGACGAGCAGGACGCCGCGATCCACCGACGTTCGCGTCCACACGGCCGAGCCGGACGCAGGGTACGTACCTTGTCAGACTGGCAAAGAGCGAAGGCGCCGACCTCATCGTCACCGGAGGCTATGGACATAGCCGGCTCGGTGAATGGATGTTCGGCGGCATGACGCGGGGCTTGCTGCAGCAGGCCCCAATCTGCCTGCTGATGTCGCATTAGATCGGCTGTGTCTCCCACGGTCGCGGTGACGGTGGCTCCTGAGGATCTCGGTCTTGCGGTCGCCATTGCCGTTTGGCGCGGTTGCCGACGGGCGCGCGTATGAAGGATGGTTGGTAACGTAGATGGACGCAGGCTTCACTCTGCTTGGGTTGCAGTCGCGCCTCAATCGTCTTGCCGCAGGCGCGGTTTGCAGAATCTCCGATTGCGACTACGAGCGGTTGTTTGGAATCAACAAGGTTGCTGCCGCCAAGGGAGGCGTGCGATGAAGATTGCCGGACTCATGCTAGCAATTGCCCAAGAAGCCGAGGACCGGGCCACGGATCGCAACGCAAGCGATATCGATCAGATCCGCAGGTTCAGTGACCAGACTTCTCCCGAGGAATTTGGCGCTGACGACGAGGCAGAGCAGGGCGGTGACGATCGCCGGACCGCGGCCTCCGGCGAAAGCGAACGGCCGCTCGGCATGAGCCGTTTGTGCGGCGAAGACAGGCCTATCGTTTCGCTGACGCCGTTCTTTGGGCGCTCTGGAGCGTCGCGTGCCGGCACGTTAGGCCGCTCTCGTCGACATCAATGATCTTTCGTGCAAACAGGTTCAGCTCGATCGTACCCGGCGAACGCGCGGTCTCGATCGCGTACGTCGCGTCATTCGCGCTACGCGCGGTAACGCCCTTGGCCCAGTCCTGCAGAGCCGTGACCTTCTCGGCCACGGAGGCGGTGGAATTGAACATGCGGAACAGCTCCCAGGCTTCGTTCGATTCGACCTGAATCTGCTCGAACCAGTGCCGGTTCAAGTCGCATATAGGCGCTACCTGCGCGTTGATATGCGTCAACTCGATAGCTTCGGCCGTACTGGTTCCGGCGATCAACATGGCTGCGCTTGGCATTTACGAAGCAACATCTCCGATCATCGGTCGTGGCGCTTTGATTCCCGTCAGGCTTGCGGGAGATCAAAACGAATGAGTCGCGCTTGTGGGAGATTGACCGAAGCGTTGAATGGAGAGCGGCAATGCGCGCCCATCAAATCATGGCGAGACACATCATCACTGTCGGAACCGGGACACCGATTCTCGACGCAGCCAAGCTGATGATGGATCATCACATTAGCGGCTTGCCGGTGGTCGATGCGACTGGAAGACTGGTAGGCATCCTGTCGGAGACCGACTTCTTACGGCGAAGCGAGATCGGCACGCAACGCCGCCGTGCCCGCTGGCTTCTGTTCCTTCTCGGCTCGGGCCACGCAGCTGCTGACTTTGTCCACGAGCGCGGGCGGAAGGTGGGAGAGATCATGTCGCGTGATCCCATCACCGTCACGGAAGAGGCGCCTCTGCCCGATCTGGTCGAAGTCATGGAAAAGAGAGGCATCAAGCGGTTGCCGGTGATGCGCGACGGTCATCTTGTCGGCATCGTTACGCGCGCTGACCTGCTGCGGGCGGTTGCGTCTGTTGCCCACGAGGTTCCGGATCCCACGGCGGATGATAAACACATCCACGACCGTATCGTTCGGGCACTCGACGGCGCAAGCTGGTGTCCACTGGGTCTGCAGGTCTCGGTCCGCAACGGCGTGGTACATCTCCGCGGGATCATTATGGACGAGCGGGCGAGGCTGGCGGCTATCGTTGCCGCTGAAAACACAACCGGTGTCAGGGAGGTGCATGACCACCTGTGTTACGTCGATACCTATTCCGGCTACTATATCCAATCCGCAGAGGATGAGCGAACGGCCGCCGCAAACGCAGCGAAGGAGACTGCAGGATGATCGTGCGCCGCGCGATCCTGCTTATTCCGTTGATCGTGACCGCGGTGGTCAGCGCGGATGTCGTGGCATTCGCCGCGAGTCCAGCCGACGGTGAGACATCATGAGCGTTGGATCGTACAAAGGAATTGAATACTCAATCATTCAGTCGATCTATCCCAAGGGATGGCGATGGACCATCCACACCAGTACCAAGTCCGGCCAATCCGACACCGCCCCCACGCAGCACGAGGCCAAGGTGGCCGTATTTCGAGCAATCGACCAAGTTGCCGCGTCCCTGTATTACCGAGATTTGGATCCGCGACATTACTTCGTAGCGCGCGTGTAAGTATTTCGATTGTAGGTCGGCAACCGTGCCGACAAGGCGGTGTCTTGCCCCGGCGGACGATTCAATGAGATATCGTAGATTTGGCCGATGTGGGAAAAGGCGGTAGCAACACGCCAAGCCGGTCGGCCATCACCGTGGATGCCGATCTCCGCTCGATATGCACGTGCGCCGGCCAATGTGCCCCTTGACCCGATGATGTTGAGGTAGTGCGGGGCGGCTCGGCTCCATTCGTATTGCTGTACGAAGACGGCGAGTACGCCATCCTGCTGCAGTCCCATCTCAAGGAGAGGGAGTGGGGTGGGTGCTGATGCGGCTTCCTGATCCACTATGCCGGTCGAGAGGCTGAAGATGCTTGTTCGGTCAAGCGTTGGCCGAGAATATCGCGACGGGCGCATGGCTCGGCATTGCGATGTTGTGGCCTGTGATTTGTTGATGCCTTACGGCGATGTCGTGCTGATCTGCTCCAGCGAAGCGGCAATTGAAACGTTCTTCGTGCAGTGATCGTCCTGTCCATCTTCTTTCGCATCAAGGGCACGCTGCATGGTGCCGAGTTCGACAAGATCATCCGGGACGGGCAAGCATGCAAGGCGTCGGCGATGGAGCGTCAGCGCCGCGCCGATTGGCTAGGCGCGAGCCACTTTCGCGCGGAATGGGATCAGCGGGATGCAAGCGCACAACCCTTTGAGGCAGGTCAAACGCACTCGATGCAGCGATGCGAAAATAGCAAAACGTCCGCAATTCGAGGCTGTGATCATGCAAGCCCCAAACGAGCTTCGGGAAGAACCGTCGATACTGAACCAGTCCGCCTCGCTCGTGCCGTCAGAGTCGCATCACCCGCTACTGGCACGGCGGGCAGCGCTCAAGCGGCGCGGCCGGCAGATCGCCGCCGTGCTTCTCGTTGTTCTGGGCGGCGTCGTCGGTACCGGCTACTATGTCTGGAAGAAGGCTCACCCGCCTCTTCCGGTCGGCATCAGCCTTGGCAACGGTCGCATCGAAGCGGACGAGATCGACATCGCGACCAAATTTGCCGGCCGGGTTTCCGAATTGCTGGTCGACATCGGCGACATCGTTGCGCCGGGTCAGGTGCTGGCGCGGATGGACACCCGAGATATCGAGCAATCGCTCTCCAAGGCGGAAGCCCAGACCAGACAGGCGCTGCGCGCCGTCGAGGAAGCGCAGGCCAACCTTGCGCAGCAGCAGACGACGAAGACGCTCGCCGAACAGGAGATGGGGCGCACCAATTCGTTGCTGAAGAACGGTTGGACCACCCAGGAGATCGCGGACCAGCGCAAACAGTCACTCGACGCGGCGATCGCCGGCCTCAACGCGGCACAAGCCAGGGTCCTGGTCGCCCAGCATGCGCGGGAGGCGGCCCAGCATGACGCGGGCTTCTACAGGGTGCAGATTGCCGACAACACGCTGGTTGCGCCAAAGGCCGGGCGGATCCAGTACCGGCTGGCCAATATCGGGGAGGTCCTTCCCGGTGGCGGCAAGGTTTTCACCATGCTCGATCTGTCCTACGTCTACATGGACATCTATCTGCCGACGCTGGAGGCCGGCAAGGTCAAAGTCGGCGCGGATGCGCGCATCGTGCTTGATGCCTATCCAGATCATCCGATCCCGGCCAAAGTCTCCTTTGTCGCAAGCCATGCGCAGTTCACGCCAAAGACCGTTGAAACCCAGACGGAGCGTGACAAGCTGATGTTCCGCATCCGCACCCGCATCGACGAGGAGCGCCTGCTCAAGCATGCCGAGTCAGTCAGAAGCGGTTTGCCCGGCATGGCCTACGTCCGCTGGGATGCGAAGCTCGCTTGGCCGAAGAACCTTGAGGGTTCTCCATGACGAGTGATGATGAGGCGGTCGTCATCGTCCGGGGACTTTGTCACCTCTACGGCTCCGCAACCGCGCTCGATGACGTATCCGCCACCTTGCCAGCGGGGCAGCTCGTCGGACTGATCGGACCCGACGGCGTGGGCAAGTCCTCGCTGCTCGCGATCCTCGCGGGCGCGCGGAAGATCCAGGAGGGCGAGGTCTTCGTTCTCGGTGCCGACATTTCCAATGCCGCCGCCCGCGCGTCGATATGTCCGCGGATCGCCTACATGCCGCAGGGGCTTGGCAAGAATCTCTATCCCGACCTGAGCGTGAAGGAAAATATCCAATTCTTTGCCCGGTTGTTCGGCCAGTCCCGCGAGGAGCGCGAATGGCGGGTTGGGGAGCTCCTGGAGAGCACGGGACTTGCGTCCTTCGCCGACCGGTCGGCCAGGAACCTGTCGGGCGGCATGCGGCAAAAGCTCGGACTCTGCTGCTCTCTCATTCACGATCCCGATCTGCTGATCCTGGACGAGCCCACCACCGGCGTCGATCCCCTGTCGCGCCGGCAGTTCTGGGATCTCATCGACCGGCTGCGCGGGCGCAGGGTGGGAATGAGCGTGATCGTCGCAACGGCCTACATGGAGGAGGCCGAACGCTTCGATTGGCTGATCGGCATGAACAACGGCCGTATCCTCGCCGCGGGCACGCCCTCCGATCTGAAGGCAAGGACCTCGGCGCAATCGATCGAGGACGCGTTCGTAGCCCTGCTCCCGCAGCGTCAGCGCAGAGCTGCGGAGATCGTCGATCTACCGCTCGATTCCGATGCCGAGCCCGTGATCGTCGCCCGCGACCTGACTTGCCGCTTCGGCGATTTCACCGCCGTCAACCGCGTGAACTTCACCATCCGCCGCGGCGAGATCTTCGGTTTTGTCGGCTCGAACGGATGCGGCAAGACCACTACCATGAAGATGCTAACCGGGCTACTGCCGCCTTCGGAGGGTGAGGCGCTGATCTTCGGTAGGGCGCTGGAGGCCGGCAACATCCAGGCCCGCCGTCGCGTCGGCTACATGTCGCAATCATTCTCCCTCTACGGCGAACTCACTGTCGGCCAGAACTTGCTGCTGCATGCGCGCCTGTTCCACTTGCCCCGCGCGTCCGTTAACGCGCGCATCGCCGAGCTCGTCGAGAAGTGCGACCTCGCCGACTATATTGACGATCTGGCCTCGGCGCTTCCGCTCGGCATCCGGCAGCGGCTGTCCCTTGCAGTCGCGGTGGTACACAGGCCCGAGCTCCTGATCCTGGACGAGCCGACATCCGGCGTCGATCCCGTCGCGCGTGACCAGTTCTGGGAGCTCCTGATCGACCTGTCGCGCAATCAGGGCATCACCATCTTCGTTTCGACGCACTTCATGAATGAGGCGGCACGCTGCGACCGGCTGTCCCTCATGCACGAAGGACGCGTGCTTGCAACCGACACCCCGGCCGGACTGATCCAGGCGAAGGGCGCCATCGACCTCGAAGACGCCTTCATCAGCTTCCTCGAGCAGGAACGGCCGGGCGCGGTGCCGGCGCTCACGATCACCCAGGCGCGGGCCGCCGGACCGGACTTGCAGCAGGAGGCTGCGCGGCGCGGCCGTGCAGTCTTCAGCATTCAGAGGCTCCTCGCCTACACGCTGCGTGAGGGTCTGGAGCTGTCGCGAGATCGAATCCGCCTGGTGTTCGCTCTGTTCGGTACCGCCATGCTGATGATCGTCTTCGGCTTCGGCATCTCCACCGACGTCAACAATCTCACCTTCGCCGCGCTCGACCGGGACCAGACTCCCGAAAGCCGCGCGTACCTGGAGGAGCTGCGTGGCTCGCCGTACTTCGTGGAGAAGCCGCCAATTGCCGACTATGCGGACATCGATCGCCGCCTGAAGAACGGCGACATCAACGCCAGCATCGAAATTCCACCAAACTTCGGCGTGGACCTCAAGCGAGGACGCCCGGTCTGGGTCTCCGCATGGATCGATGGCGCGATGCCGTTCCGCGCGCAGACCATCCGCGGCTACCTCGAAGGCATGCACCAGCTCTATCTGAGCGATCCCTCCGTAAAGACGACGCAGCCGACCGCGCCGCTTCCAGCGGATATCGAGATTCGTTTCAAGTACAATCAGGATTTCGACAGCGTCTTCGCGATGGTGCCCTCGACGCTGGCCATGATGCTGGCGCTGTTTCCTGCCATCCTGATGGCGCTCGCGGTCGTGCGCGAGAAGGAACTCGGCTCGATTACAAACCTCTATGTCACGCCGGTGACTCGCTTCGAGTTCCTGGTCGGCAAGCAGCTTCCCTATGTGGCAGTGGCGCTGGTCAATTTCCTCGTCATGTTCGTCATGGCGATCTTTCTTTTTGACGTGCCGCTGAAGGGTAGCTTTCCCGCGCTCCTGGTCGGCACCGTCATCTACGTCTTCACCACGACCGGCTACGGCATGCTGATCTCGACGTTCTGCAAGACCCAGATTGCCGCGCTGTTCGGCACCGCCATCCTCACGATCCTGCCGGCCCAGCAGTTTTCAGGAATGATGACCCCGGTCTCCTCGCTGTC from Bradyrhizobium elkanii USDA 76 harbors:
- a CDS encoding CBS domain-containing protein, producing MRAHQIMTKNVVTVTPRTSIEEAANIMLRNHISGLPVVDDGKLTGIVSESDFLRRGEIGTGRKRSAVLRFLLGPGHAAADFVHERGRKIEDVMTLEPVTVEEQTPLEELVHLMEKRNIKRLPVMRGKDVVGIVTRSNLLQAVASLAHEIPDPTADDDHIRDRILQQIDAVSWRPIGFEVTVRNGVVHLHGIVTSDHAREATIVAAENAAGVRKVHDHLCFVDTYTGFYVESPEHMKAAG
- a CDS encoding universal stress protein; this translates as MLASFLYSCFGVDGLLKGAVVTAINASEWDGPKGMQLAAVGIHRAPGGEAVDELLEGTGAVVMRESDSRRNLHVGRAGRRDPPTFASTRPSRTQGTYLVRLAKSEGADLIVTGGYGHSRLGEWMFGGMTRGLLQQAPICLLMSH
- a CDS encoding CBS domain-containing protein, producing MRAHQIMARHIITVGTGTPILDAAKLMMDHHISGLPVVDATGRLVGILSETDFLRRSEIGTQRRRARWLLFLLGSGHAAADFVHERGRKVGEIMSRDPITVTEEAPLPDLVEVMEKRGIKRLPVMRDGHLVGIVTRADLLRAVASVAHEVPDPTADDKHIHDRIVRALDGASWCPLGLQVSVRNGVVHLRGIIMDERARLAAIVAAENTTGVREVHDHLCYVDTYSGYYIQSAEDERTAAANAAKETAG
- a CDS encoding HlyD family secretion protein, whose translation is MQAPNELREEPSILNQSASLVPSESHHPLLARRAALKRRGRQIAAVLLVVLGGVVGTGYYVWKKAHPPLPVGISLGNGRIEADEIDIATKFAGRVSELLVDIGDIVAPGQVLARMDTRDIEQSLSKAEAQTRQALRAVEEAQANLAQQQTTKTLAEQEMGRTNSLLKNGWTTQEIADQRKQSLDAAIAGLNAAQARVLVAQHAREAAQHDAGFYRVQIADNTLVAPKAGRIQYRLANIGEVLPGGGKVFTMLDLSYVYMDIYLPTLEAGKVKVGADARIVLDAYPDHPIPAKVSFVASHAQFTPKTVETQTERDKLMFRIRTRIDEERLLKHAESVRSGLPGMAYVRWDAKLAWPKNLEGSP
- the rbbA gene encoding ribosome-associated ATPase/putative transporter RbbA, translated to MTSDDEAVVIVRGLCHLYGSATALDDVSATLPAGQLVGLIGPDGVGKSSLLAILAGARKIQEGEVFVLGADISNAAARASICPRIAYMPQGLGKNLYPDLSVKENIQFFARLFGQSREEREWRVGELLESTGLASFADRSARNLSGGMRQKLGLCCSLIHDPDLLILDEPTTGVDPLSRRQFWDLIDRLRGRRVGMSVIVATAYMEEAERFDWLIGMNNGRILAAGTPSDLKARTSAQSIEDAFVALLPQRQRRAAEIVDLPLDSDAEPVIVARDLTCRFGDFTAVNRVNFTIRRGEIFGFVGSNGCGKTTTMKMLTGLLPPSEGEALIFGRALEAGNIQARRRVGYMSQSFSLYGELTVGQNLLLHARLFHLPRASVNARIAELVEKCDLADYIDDLASALPLGIRQRLSLAVAVVHRPELLILDEPTSGVDPVARDQFWELLIDLSRNQGITIFVSTHFMNEAARCDRLSLMHEGRVLATDTPAGLIQAKGAIDLEDAFISFLEQERPGAVPALTITQARAAGPDLQQEAARRGRAVFSIQRLLAYTLREGLELSRDRIRLVFALFGTAMLMIVFGFGISTDVNNLTFAALDRDQTPESRAYLEELRGSPYFVEKPPIADYADIDRRLKNGDINASIEIPPNFGVDLKRGRPVWVSAWIDGAMPFRAQTIRGYLEGMHQLYLSDPSVKTTQPTAPLPADIEIRFKYNQDFDSVFAMVPSTLAMMLALFPAILMALAVVREKELGSITNLYVTPVTRFEFLVGKQLPYVAVALVNFLVMFVMAIFLFDVPLKGSFPALLVGTVIYVFTTTGYGMLISTFCKTQIAALFGTAILTILPAQQFSGMMTPVSSLSGTAQIIGLGFPMSYYRPISVGTFTKGLGFADLGSSILLLTLFIPVLTIISMLLLRKQER